One window of Rasiella rasia genomic DNA carries:
- a CDS encoding YihY/virulence factor BrkB family protein has protein sequence MGEEDVAHKEKKPKKGLFKKITQILFPIGTYFLRKSKQIIVVKSSGLSLYHLLEIYGTGIIKGTFSSRASSIAYSFFVALFPFLLFILNLIPYVPIPRFQTRFLVFIEELLPAQTAEFFYPTIADIAVNTRGGLLSVSIILSLFLAANGVNAIFSAFEYSFHVTINRNFFRQYGVAILVSIFLALLLLITVGVILYGEYVIADLLGRSYISDDVFWITILQFTVFVVMIYIVIATLYYYGTKEGKHSKFFSVGALITTLLFLVTTYLFTIYINNFSNYNELYGSIGALLIMMLYIWINANLLLLGFELNISLQRLKDKT, from the coding sequence ATGGGCGAAGAAGATGTAGCACATAAAGAAAAGAAGCCCAAAAAGGGGCTATTCAAGAAAATTACACAAATTTTATTTCCCATTGGTACGTACTTTCTAAGAAAAAGTAAGCAAATTATAGTGGTGAAATCAAGCGGCCTTTCACTCTACCATCTATTAGAGATTTACGGTACTGGTATCATAAAAGGAACCTTTTCGTCTAGAGCCAGTTCTATTGCGTATAGCTTTTTTGTAGCTTTATTTCCTTTTTTGTTGTTTATACTAAACTTAATTCCATACGTTCCAATACCTCGATTTCAAACTCGTTTTTTAGTATTTATTGAAGAATTATTACCCGCGCAAACAGCAGAATTTTTCTATCCCACAATTGCAGATATAGCAGTAAATACTAGGGGAGGACTACTCTCTGTTTCTATAATTTTATCTTTGTTTTTGGCAGCAAACGGTGTGAATGCAATTTTTAGCGCGTTTGAGTACTCTTTTCATGTAACTATAAACCGAAATTTTTTCCGGCAATATGGAGTTGCGATTTTAGTCTCTATTTTTCTGGCATTGTTGTTGCTTATCACGGTAGGAGTGATACTATATGGTGAATATGTTATTGCTGATTTGCTAGGACGGAGCTATATAAGCGATGATGTCTTTTGGATAACAATCCTGCAATTTACGGTCTTTGTAGTCATGATTTATATTGTAATTGCCACGCTGTATTATTACGGTACAAAAGAAGGAAAACATTCAAAATTTTTTTCGGTAGGGGCACTTATTACAACATTGCTGTTTTTGGTAACAACATATCTATTTACCATTTACATCAATAATTTTTCCAATTATAACGAACTCTATGGCTCTATTGGGGCATTATTAATTATGATGTTATATATTTGGATTAACGCTAATTTGCTGTTATTGGGGTTTGAGCTAAACATCTCTCTACAGCGATTAAAAGATAAAACATAA
- a CDS encoding chalcone isomerase family protein: MKKLLLLLVVAFTVNATVAQTQVGAVTLPNTVNFGGQDLSLNGAGIRKKAFVLKLYSGGLYLAEKSKDAKSIVNADKTMAIKLHITSGFVSSEAMSDAVREGFDASMNGDTSSLSSEIEKFITFFSDEIVEDNVFDITYQAGKGVVAYKNGKELGTIKGMAFKKALFGIWLGDNPADSKLKKAMLGK; encoded by the coding sequence ATGAAAAAATTACTTTTACTCCTCGTTGTTGCATTTACAGTTAATGCAACAGTAGCACAAACCCAAGTTGGGGCTGTTACATTACCTAATACTGTAAATTTTGGTGGTCAAGACCTGTCGCTTAACGGTGCTGGTATACGTAAAAAAGCTTTTGTATTAAAGTTGTATTCTGGAGGTTTATACCTAGCAGAGAAATCTAAGGACGCAAAAAGCATTGTAAATGCAGATAAAACGATGGCTATTAAATTACACATTACATCTGGTTTTGTTTCTAGTGAAGCTATGAGTGATGCGGTTCGTGAAGGATTTGATGCATCAATGAATGGTGATACGTCTTCGCTCTCTTCGGAAATAGAAAAATTTATTACCTTTTTTAGTGACGAAATAGTGGAAGATAATGTGTTCGATATAACATACCAGGCCGGAAAGGGTGTAGTAGCTTATAAAAACGGTAAAGAACTTGGAACCATTAAAGGAATGGCATTTAAAAAGGCGCTTTTCGGTATTTGGCTAGGAGATAATCCTGCAGATAGCAAATTGAAAAAAGCCATGTTAGGTAAATAA
- a CDS encoding DUF2147 domain-containing protein, with amino-acid sequence MYKLYGIIAAVLFTVTSVSAQGVLGKWKTIDDNTGEAKSIVEIYEQDGKVYGKISEILNKDRADAICTECEGADKDKPIQGLVIIRGLEKDGDEYNGGKILDPESGTLYKCYIELEEANKLKVRGYVGFSLLGRTQYWLRAE; translated from the coding sequence ATGTATAAATTATATGGCATTATAGCTGCCGTTTTATTTACGGTTACTTCAGTTTCTGCACAAGGTGTGCTAGGAAAGTGGAAAACCATAGATGACAATACAGGTGAAGCAAAGTCTATCGTAGAGATTTACGAGCAAGACGGAAAAGTTTATGGTAAAATTTCTGAAATATTAAATAAAGATCGTGCAGATGCAATCTGTACAGAGTGTGAAGGGGCAGACAAAGATAAACCCATTCAAGGCTTAGTAATCATTCGCGGATTAGAAAAAGATGGCGACGAATACAATGGTGGAAAAATTCTTGATCCCGAGAGCGGTACCCTCTACAAATGTTATATAGAACTTGAAGAAGCAAATAAATTGAAAGTTCGAGGCTACGTAGGTTTCTCCCTTTTAGGTAGAACACAATACTGGTTGCGAGCCGAATAA
- the priA gene encoding replication restart helicase PriA: MYFIDVILPIPLKQSFTYSVNKDEAFFLQPGMRVAVPFGKSKIYTGIVYKIHSNDPPSYETKSIDQILDEAPIITQIQLKHWEWMANYYMCTLGEVVKAALPSAYLLESETIIKLNTETTASESTFTDDEFLVHEALMNQSSLHINDVRSILDRKNVVSVTKTLFEKGVITIEEEVFEQYTPKMKRYLKIASAYTSEENLRQLLDTMNRAPKQKEVLMTLFMLSSQQKKPIESVQLQKQSGATAATLKALIDKGVLEEFFQQQDRVRYQGEENNPIKSLNKAQQDAFQQLQNSFEEKDISLLHGVTSSGKTELYVKSIKAMLEAGKQVLYMLPEIALTTQLISRLQNYFGEQVSVYHSKYSVNERVEVWNNVLANKPKAQIIIGARSSLFLPFHSLGLVVVDEEHEPSFKQFNPAPRYHGRDAAIVLANLHGAKTLLGSATPSLESYYNALHGKYGLVFLKERFGNVMMPEIELVDVKERHKKRLMTGHFSDRMLEEINEALALEEQVILFQNRRGFSPFVECTTCGVAPQCPNCDVSLTYHQHKNQLRCHYCGYKMHMLVSCMACGSETLDTKGFGTEQIETELKVLYPDKTIARMDQDTTKGKHAYAKLIEKLENREIDILVGTQMVAKGLDFRNVTLVGVMNADTLLNFPDFRAHERSFQLLQQVSGRAGRTKKRGKVLIQTYNPLHQILQQVSVNDFEEMYKQQAEDRYQFKYPPYFRTIKITFRDRNFGKMQKASSWFAQALKISFKEHVLGPEQPPVGRVRNQFISNVLIKIPKQQSLAKTKAVIAKVQRSFLAVKEFSSVRVIIDVDPY; encoded by the coding sequence TTGTATTTCATAGACGTCATACTTCCTATACCGCTTAAGCAGAGCTTTACATATAGTGTAAACAAAGACGAGGCGTTTTTTTTACAACCAGGTATGCGGGTTGCCGTGCCCTTCGGAAAGTCTAAAATTTATACGGGTATAGTCTATAAAATTCATAGTAATGATCCGCCTAGCTATGAAACAAAAAGCATCGATCAAATTCTGGACGAAGCGCCAATTATCACTCAAATACAACTGAAGCATTGGGAGTGGATGGCAAACTACTATATGTGTACGTTAGGAGAGGTTGTGAAAGCTGCATTGCCAAGCGCTTATTTGTTAGAAAGCGAAACGATAATAAAATTAAATACTGAAACCACTGCTTCTGAAAGTACCTTTACTGATGACGAATTCTTAGTCCATGAAGCCTTAATGAATCAGTCGTCGTTGCATATTAATGATGTACGCTCTATTCTGGATAGAAAAAATGTGGTTTCCGTAACAAAGACCTTATTCGAAAAAGGAGTGATAACAATAGAAGAAGAGGTGTTCGAGCAGTATACCCCAAAGATGAAGCGGTACTTAAAAATTGCTTCAGCGTACACTTCCGAAGAAAATCTACGACAGCTTCTAGATACAATGAATCGCGCGCCAAAACAAAAAGAGGTTCTTATGACCTTGTTTATGTTGTCGTCTCAACAAAAGAAGCCCATTGAGTCTGTACAGCTTCAAAAACAGAGCGGGGCAACGGCTGCCACTTTAAAAGCGTTAATCGACAAAGGCGTTCTCGAAGAGTTTTTTCAGCAACAAGATCGCGTACGCTATCAAGGTGAAGAGAACAACCCTATTAAAAGCTTAAATAAAGCCCAACAAGACGCTTTTCAGCAGTTACAAAACAGCTTCGAAGAAAAAGACATTTCCTTATTGCATGGCGTTACATCTAGTGGAAAGACAGAACTGTATGTAAAAAGCATAAAGGCCATGCTGGAGGCAGGAAAACAAGTGTTGTATATGCTCCCAGAAATTGCGCTTACTACCCAGCTTATATCTAGACTGCAAAACTATTTTGGCGAACAAGTATCGGTATACCATTCAAAATACTCTGTCAATGAACGCGTAGAGGTATGGAATAATGTGCTCGCTAATAAACCCAAGGCGCAAATTATAATCGGTGCAAGATCTTCTTTGTTTTTACCATTTCATTCGTTAGGATTGGTTGTGGTAGATGAAGAACATGAACCTTCTTTCAAGCAATTTAACCCAGCGCCTAGATACCATGGTAGAGATGCGGCAATTGTGTTGGCAAATTTGCATGGCGCAAAAACATTGCTAGGCTCTGCCACGCCTTCGTTAGAAAGTTATTATAACGCGCTGCACGGCAAATATGGTTTGGTGTTTCTTAAGGAGCGCTTCGGAAATGTTATGATGCCAGAAATTGAGTTAGTAGATGTAAAAGAGCGTCATAAAAAAAGATTGATGACAGGTCATTTTAGCGATCGGATGCTGGAGGAAATCAATGAAGCCTTAGCGCTAGAAGAGCAGGTTATTTTGTTTCAAAACAGACGTGGTTTCTCACCATTCGTAGAATGTACTACATGTGGTGTGGCGCCTCAATGCCCAAACTGCGATGTAAGCTTAACCTATCACCAACATAAAAATCAGTTGCGATGTCATTACTGTGGCTATAAGATGCATATGCTTGTTTCTTGTATGGCGTGTGGTTCTGAAACATTAGATACAAAGGGGTTTGGTACAGAACAAATAGAAACCGAGTTAAAGGTACTATATCCAGATAAAACCATTGCCAGAATGGATCAGGATACCACCAAAGGCAAGCACGCCTATGCTAAGCTAATTGAAAAGTTAGAAAACCGCGAAATCGATATTTTGGTAGGTACACAAATGGTTGCCAAAGGACTTGATTTTAGAAATGTAACCTTGGTTGGGGTGATGAATGCAGATACGTTACTGAATTTTCCAGATTTTAGAGCACATGAACGTAGTTTTCAACTGTTACAGCAAGTTTCAGGACGTGCTGGTCGAACTAAAAAGAGGGGTAAGGTTTTAATACAGACGTACAACCCGCTTCATCAAATCTTACAGCAGGTAAGTGTAAACGATTTTGAAGAAATGTACAAGCAGCAGGCAGAAGATCGGTATCAATTTAAATACCCGCCGTATTTCAGAACTATTAAGATTACGTTTCGAGATAGAAATTTTGGAAAAATGCAAAAAGCATCTTCCTGGTTTGCGCAAGCATTAAAGATTTCGTTTAAAGAGCATGTATTGGGACCAGAGCAACCACCCGTAGGAAGGGTTCGTAATCAGTTTATTAGTAATGTACTGATTAAAATTCCTAAACAGCAATCGTTGGCAAAGACAAAAGCAGTAATAGCCAAGGTGCAGCGCAGTTTTTTAGCTGTAAAAGAATTCTCAAGTGTTCGGGTAATTATAGATGTAGATCCGTACTAG
- a CDS encoding LytR/AlgR family response regulator transcription factor codes for MEKPLLKCAIVDDSTLQRLSIVKLIENHPSLDLVAEYNNAIEAKMGLATTEIDLIFLDIEMPILSGFDLLDDLTHKPQIIFVTGKTKYAFKAFDYDAVDYLRKPISKERFLNAVHKAITNFKLKNDDGFDEEDFIFVKSNLKKRKVFLNELRYIEALGDYVKLVTEHDALVVLSTMKAFENLLPSDRFLRIHKSYIVNLDKVEKYNSKVIELDQEQLPLSRNRKAELVEALAANMRA; via the coding sequence GTGGAAAAACCCTTACTTAAATGCGCTATCGTTGATGATTCAACCCTTCAACGACTTTCCATTGTAAAATTAATAGAAAATCACCCTTCTCTAGACCTTGTTGCTGAGTACAATAATGCTATAGAAGCTAAGATGGGCTTGGCTACTACCGAAATTGACCTCATCTTTCTAGATATTGAAATGCCAATATTATCAGGATTCGATCTGCTAGACGACCTAACGCACAAACCTCAAATTATATTTGTTACAGGTAAAACCAAGTATGCCTTTAAGGCATTCGATTATGATGCGGTAGATTATCTACGGAAACCTATCTCTAAAGAACGTTTCTTAAATGCCGTACATAAGGCCATTACTAATTTCAAATTAAAAAATGATGATGGTTTTGACGAAGAAGATTTCATCTTTGTAAAAAGTAATCTTAAAAAGCGTAAAGTTTTCTTGAACGAATTGCGCTATATAGAAGCATTAGGAGATTATGTAAAGTTAGTTACAGAGCATGACGCTCTTGTTGTACTCTCTACCATGAAGGCGTTTGAAAATCTATTGCCTTCAGATAGATTTTTGCGTATTCACAAGTCGTATATCGTGAATCTCGATAAAGTTGAAAAATACAACAGTAAAGTAATCGAGCTAGATCAAGAACAATTACCGTTAAGCCGAAATAGAAAGGCTGAGTTAGTGGAAGCGCTAGCAGCTAATATGCGTGCCTAG
- the rpsF gene encoding 30S ribosomal protein S6: MNHYETVFILNPVLSEEQIKETVKKYEDILISKGVKMISKEDWGLKKLAYAIQHKKSGFYHLFEYQVTGDAINALEVEFRRDERVMRYLTVSLDKHAIAWAEKRRNRNKKQTA; this comes from the coding sequence ATGAATCATTACGAAACTGTTTTCATCTTAAATCCCGTTTTATCTGAAGAGCAGATAAAGGAAACAGTTAAGAAATACGAAGATATTCTTATTTCTAAAGGTGTTAAGATGATATCGAAAGAAGATTGGGGGCTAAAAAAATTAGCCTATGCCATTCAACACAAAAAAAGTGGTTTTTATCACTTATTTGAGTACCAAGTAACCGGAGATGCAATTAATGCACTTGAGGTAGAATTTAGACGTGACGAGCGCGTTATGCGTTACCTTACTGTAAGCCTAGATAAGCATGCAATTGCTTGGGCTGAGAAGAGAAGAAATCGTAACAAAAAACAAACTGCATAA
- the rpsR gene encoding 30S ribosomal protein S18, with protein MATLQQQAKGKKDGEIRYLTPLNIETSKAKKYCRFKKSGIKYIDYKDADWLGSFVNEQGKLLPRRLTGTSLKYQRKVAVAVKRARHLALMPYVTDLYK; from the coding sequence ATGGCAACACTACAGCAGCAAGCAAAAGGAAAGAAAGACGGTGAGATTAGATATCTTACGCCGTTAAATATAGAAACTAGCAAAGCAAAGAAGTACTGTCGTTTCAAAAAATCTGGTATCAAGTATATCGATTATAAAGATGCAGACTGGCTTGGAAGCTTTGTAAACGAACAAGGTAAATTGTTACCACGTCGTTTAACAGGAACTTCTTTAAAGTACCAACGTAAAGTAGCCGTGGCTGTAAAAAGAGCACGTCACTTAGCGTTGATGCCTTATGTAACAGATTTATACAAATAA
- the rplI gene encoding 50S ribosomal protein L9 — MELILKKDVENLGFADDVVTVKNGYGRNFLIPHGMAVLATPSARKVLQETLKQRAFKEKKVIDSAKSEAEKLNNLVEFKISAKTGEGDKLFGSVTNADLSDALEKEGVSIEKKYIAIAGGSVKRTGQYEATIRFHREVISTFTFDVVAEAK, encoded by the coding sequence ATGGAATTGATATTAAAGAAAGACGTAGAAAATCTAGGTTTTGCAGATGACGTTGTTACTGTAAAAAATGGATACGGAAGAAACTTTTTAATCCCTCACGGAATGGCTGTATTAGCTACTCCTTCGGCTAGAAAAGTATTACAGGAAACGTTGAAACAACGTGCCTTTAAAGAAAAGAAAGTAATCGATAGCGCCAAATCTGAAGCTGAAAAACTAAACAACTTAGTTGAATTCAAGATTTCAGCAAAGACGGGTGAAGGTGATAAATTATTTGGTTCTGTAACCAATGCAGATTTATCTGACGCCCTTGAAAAAGAAGGTGTATCTATTGAAAAGAAATACATCGCTATTGCTGGTGGTTCGGTAAAACGTACTGGACAGTATGAAGCAACGATTCGTTTCCATAGAGAAGTGATCTCAACATTCACTTTCGATGTGGTAGCTGAAGCAAAGTAA
- a CDS encoding DUF6495 family protein translates to MKYTRLTKEQFEELHPEFINFLATQSITADEWQKIKVEQPKVAEDELDVFSDLVWEGVLQKATYLENISPQQLFLFKIAETEMQLISLKISEEGIDITTPEGYSWLQQNFAEDTVEFFTANKAFSKDKSGDIFKLIQQGAIITKGKLYQFFEKIITA, encoded by the coding sequence TTGAAATACACTCGTTTAACAAAAGAACAATTTGAAGAATTACACCCAGAGTTTATAAACTTCCTGGCAACGCAGTCCATCACGGCAGACGAATGGCAAAAGATTAAAGTTGAGCAACCTAAGGTGGCAGAAGATGAGCTAGATGTTTTTAGTGATTTAGTCTGGGAAGGCGTCTTGCAAAAGGCGACCTATCTAGAAAATATTTCACCACAGCAGTTGTTTTTATTTAAAATTGCTGAAACCGAAATGCAACTTATTTCGCTTAAAATTTCCGAAGAAGGAATCGACATTACCACTCCTGAAGGCTATAGTTGGTTACAACAAAACTTTGCCGAAGACACAGTAGAGTTTTTTACAGCCAATAAAGCGTTTTCGAAAGATAAAAGCGGAGATATTTTTAAATTAATCCAACAAGGAGCTATCATCACAAAAGGTAAACTATATCAATTCTTCGAGAAGATTATTACTGCTTAA
- a CDS encoding ABC transporter permease, which translates to MFSLFRENIRIALDSIKSQLLRTILTIIIIGIGIWALVGILSAVKALENTISSDFASMGANTFNIQRYEFTVNSNRGGERKKVNPIISYDNIREFIDVYQYPFSQVSVSFRGTSGAEVKFESEKTDPEVQVYGVNENYLENTGTKIDQGRNFTIFDIQNNAKVCLIGADFTKNLFKNDNPIGKTISIRGVKFKIIGLLESKGSTFGNNQDLKVLIPIQVARGIYTNANINYNISVRVDDKEMLQGAQDEAIVKFRNVRGLSPVEENNFGLERSDDLINRIGSITGALEIAAWIISIITILGSSIALMNIMLVSVTERTREIGVRKALGAKRKTISTQFFMETIVIGQLGSVLGILLGLLTGWLFAYFTGFDFGLPWTAMIGATVISFVTAVIAGSYPATKAAKLDPIESLRYE; encoded by the coding sequence ATGTTTTCACTCTTCCGAGAAAATATCAGAATTGCACTAGACAGTATTAAAAGTCAGTTGCTTAGAACCATACTCACAATTATCATTATTGGTATTGGTATTTGGGCCTTGGTAGGTATTCTTAGTGCGGTAAAAGCGCTAGAAAACACCATCTCAAGCGATTTTGCATCTATGGGGGCTAATACCTTTAACATTCAACGATACGAGTTTACTGTTAATAGCAATCGCGGAGGAGAACGTAAAAAGGTAAATCCAATTATTAGTTACGATAATATTAGAGAGTTTATAGATGTCTATCAATATCCGTTTTCTCAAGTTTCAGTTTCATTTAGAGGTACAAGTGGTGCAGAAGTAAAGTTTGAAAGTGAAAAAACAGACCCCGAGGTACAGGTGTATGGTGTAAATGAAAACTACCTAGAAAATACGGGAACGAAAATAGATCAGGGTAGAAACTTTACAATTTTCGATATACAGAACAATGCAAAAGTGTGCTTAATTGGTGCCGATTTCACCAAGAATCTCTTTAAAAATGATAACCCAATTGGCAAAACCATAAGCATTCGTGGAGTGAAGTTTAAGATTATTGGGTTGTTAGAAAGTAAGGGAAGTACTTTTGGTAATAACCAAGATTTAAAAGTGCTTATCCCAATACAAGTAGCGCGAGGTATTTATACCAACGCCAATATTAATTACAATATTAGTGTGCGGGTAGACGACAAAGAAATGTTGCAAGGCGCGCAAGACGAAGCTATTGTGAAATTTCGAAATGTGCGCGGATTAAGCCCTGTAGAGGAAAATAATTTTGGCCTAGAACGCAGTGATGACCTTATAAATAGAATAGGAAGCATCACAGGAGCTCTTGAAATAGCCGCTTGGATAATTAGTATAATAACTATTTTGGGTTCTTCTATTGCACTTATGAATATAATGCTGGTTTCTGTAACCGAAAGAACACGAGAAATTGGTGTGCGCAAAGCGTTGGGTGCCAAACGCAAAACAATATCTACACAGTTTTTTATGGAAACTATTGTAATTGGCCAATTAGGAAGTGTGTTAGGGATTTTACTCGGACTTCTTACGGGTTGGCTCTTTGCTTATTTCACTGGGTTCGACTTTGGGCTTCCGTGGACAGCTATGATTGGCGCAACGGTTATTTCATTTGTAACTGCGGTAATTGCTGGATCGTATCCTGCTACAAAAGCAGCTAAGTTAGACCCCATTGAGAGTTTGCGGTACGAGTAA
- the hisS gene encoding histidine--tRNA ligase has protein sequence MKKPSIPKGTRDFSPVEVTRRTYIMDTIKANFAKFGFQPIETPSFENSETLMGKYGEEGDRLIFKILNSGDFLRKVDDATYAEKDSNKITSKISEKALRYDLTVPFARYVVQHQNDITFPFKRYQIQPVWRADRPQKGRFREFFQCDADVVGSTSLWQEVELVQLYDTVFKDLQLKGVTIKMNNRKILSGIAEMMGAEDKLIDFTVALDKLDKIGEDKVKAEMRDKGIAEEAISKLQPLFSVTGTASEKLDTLKTLLATSEIGLQGISELEFIVDAISTLKLSAANLEIDVTLARGLNYYTGAIFEVAAPGGVAMGSIGGGGRYDDLTGIFGMKDMSGVGISFGLDRIYLVLEELNLFPETVTANSKVLFINFGEKEALYAMQAIQKLREAGVHAELYPDNAKMGKQMGYADKRSIPFVVLAGESEMAAASYTLKNMKTGTQDSVSIAQLSEALA, from the coding sequence TTGAAAAAGCCAAGCATCCCAAAAGGCACCCGCGATTTTTCGCCTGTTGAAGTTACTCGTCGTACCTATATTATGGATACGATTAAGGCAAATTTTGCCAAGTTCGGGTTTCAACCTATAGAAACACCAAGTTTTGAGAACAGCGAAACCCTTATGGGAAAATATGGCGAAGAAGGAGATCGACTGATTTTTAAAATTCTTAATAGTGGTGATTTTCTTCGGAAAGTGGACGATGCAACCTACGCAGAGAAGGACAGCAATAAAATTACCTCAAAAATCTCCGAAAAAGCCCTACGATACGATCTAACGGTACCTTTTGCTAGGTACGTAGTTCAACACCAGAACGATATTACCTTTCCGTTTAAGCGTTACCAGATACAACCTGTTTGGCGTGCAGATAGACCTCAAAAAGGAAGGTTCAGAGAGTTTTTTCAGTGCGATGCAGATGTGGTTGGAAGTACATCGTTGTGGCAGGAAGTAGAATTGGTTCAATTATACGATACCGTTTTTAAAGACTTGCAATTAAAGGGCGTTACCATTAAAATGAATAACCGTAAAATCTTAAGCGGTATTGCCGAAATGATGGGCGCAGAAGATAAGCTTATAGACTTTACCGTTGCGCTAGATAAGCTAGATAAAATTGGGGAAGACAAGGTGAAAGCTGAAATGCGAGACAAAGGTATTGCAGAAGAAGCTATTAGCAAATTACAGCCGTTGTTTTCGGTAACGGGTACTGCTTCGGAAAAATTAGACACATTAAAAACGTTGCTTGCCACTTCAGAAATTGGATTGCAAGGAATTTCAGAACTAGAATTTATAGTAGACGCGATTAGCACTTTGAAACTTTCCGCAGCCAACCTAGAAATTGATGTTACGTTAGCACGCGGACTTAACTACTACACGGGAGCTATTTTTGAAGTTGCGGCTCCAGGAGGTGTTGCTATGGGGAGTATTGGAGGTGGAGGTCGCTACGACGATCTTACTGGAATCTTTGGAATGAAAGATATGAGCGGGGTAGGAATTTCGTTTGGCTTAGATCGTATTTATCTAGTTTTAGAAGAGCTCAATCTTTTTCCAGAAACCGTGACTGCAAATTCTAAAGTGCTTTTTATAAACTTTGGTGAAAAGGAAGCACTCTACGCTATGCAGGCCATACAAAAACTTCGTGAGGCAGGTGTACACGCAGAGTTATACCCAGACAATGCTAAAATGGGGAAACAGATGGGGTATGCAGATAAACGAAGCATTCCATTTGTGGTGCTAGCTGGAGAAAGTGAGATGGCAGCAGCAAGTTATACGTTAAAAAACATGAAGACTGGTACGCAAGACAGTGTTTCTATTGCGCAACTATCTGAAGCGTTAGCTTAG
- a CDS encoding endonuclease/exonuclease/phosphatase family protein: MWYNDLRPNQELNNMQYALTFYMDELKMTELEKKRTLGNLIALKEGINQKIPDKIMDGNILLASWNIKEFGHLKERLSESYFYIAEIISAFDIVAVQEIKTSLFDLDIVMKLLGSNYSYIITDITEGTKGNKERFGYIFDSRRVRHSGLSGELVIPPELADDNSIIKQLKRTPSISGFESGWKKFSVIGLHLHPGNKSDDKSIRREELRLLLEVLQSKLDNKRLWNENLILLGDTNIYDNNLDIEELVRSFGFIENSGLKGKPTNTSKTESYDRIFLKVDKYFKFYNDHDELDSGDVFDPFDYVFTEGMCSQYHDIMKVHKDDPTSLVDDATFLTYYNRYWKRNQISDHLPVWIEIEANSSISFLKSKMRKIILD; the protein is encoded by the coding sequence ATGTGGTACAACGATTTACGACCCAATCAGGAGCTAAACAATATGCAATATGCGCTCACATTCTATATGGACGAGCTTAAAATGACCGAGCTTGAAAAAAAGAGAACTTTAGGAAACCTGATAGCGCTTAAAGAGGGTATTAACCAAAAAATACCCGACAAAATAATGGACGGCAATATTCTTCTTGCCTCCTGGAACATCAAAGAATTTGGACACCTTAAAGAGCGCCTCTCTGAGTCTTACTTCTATATTGCTGAAATTATAAGCGCATTCGATATCGTGGCTGTTCAAGAAATAAAAACATCCCTATTCGACCTAGACATAGTAATGAAACTATTGGGCAGTAATTACTCCTATATAATTACAGATATCACAGAAGGCACAAAAGGAAACAAAGAGCGTTTTGGTTATATTTTTGATTCGCGCCGTGTACGCCATTCTGGATTGTCTGGCGAGCTTGTTATACCACCAGAATTGGCCGATGACAATAGCATTATAAAACAATTAAAAAGAACTCCTTCTATTAGTGGCTTTGAATCTGGATGGAAAAAATTCTCGGTTATTGGTTTGCACCTACACCCAGGAAATAAATCTGATGATAAAAGCATTAGACGAGAAGAACTACGCTTACTGCTGGAAGTGCTGCAGAGCAAGCTGGACAACAAGCGTCTCTGGAACGAAAACCTTATACTTTTGGGAGACACCAATATATACGACAATAATTTAGATATTGAAGAGCTTGTTCGGTCCTTCGGTTTTATTGAAAACAGTGGTTTAAAAGGGAAACCTACCAACACAAGCAAAACCGAATCCTACGATCGAATCTTCTTAAAAGTAGATAAGTACTTCAAGTTTTATAACGACCATGATGAATTAGACTCCGGAGATGTGTTTGACCCTTTCGACTATGTATTTACTGAAGGTATGTGCTCACAATATCACGATATTATGAAAGTACACAAAGACGACCCAACTAGTTTGGTAGATGATGCCACTTTCTTAACGTATTATAATAGGTATTGGAAAAGAAATCAAATCTCAGATCATTTACCCGTATGGATTGAAATTGAAGCCAATTCATCCATAAGTTTTCTAAAAAGTAAAATGCGGAAAATTATTTTAGACTAA